Genomic DNA from Candidatus Kaiserbacteria bacterium:
AGACACGCAAAGCATTTCTCGCGGGGATTGGCGATACTCCCTACAAGTGGTACCACACGAAGAATATTGCACTCCATGTTTCAAAAGAAGGGGATGTAATTTTTATACGCAGAAATAAGCGTATCGACTGGACAGGTGCACAAGTCTTCACACGCCTTCGTGGTACCGATACTCAATTCTGTGGGATTCTTTATGACTATTTTGCTCATCACCACATTCCCGCAAGTGACCCTATCAATCGTTCCTATGAAAATAGCGCAGAGAAAATATCACAAATGTCACTTCTTGCGATGCATGGTATTCGCGTTCCGGAGTCATTTATTTTTCGTGAGGAATCGTATGCTCGAAATCAAGCCTACATAGAAGAGCGGCTCATCTTCCCCGCAGTGTATAAGACTGATGGGAGTAAGGGGCGCAATGTGCACTTTGCAGAAAATATTGGTGAACTGCGAAGACTTATTACAGCAAAGCAACCATATGTACTGGCGCTCGTGCAACCCTTCATTCAAAACACCTTTGATACGCGTACCCTAGTAGCGTTTGGCGAAGTACTCGGCAGCATTAAGCGAACACGCACAACCGGCTACCTCAACAACATCGCACAGGGTGCGATACCCGAAGTGTATGCGCTCACTGATATAGAAAAAGAAATTGCACTTCGTTCAGCAAAGGTATGTGGCATGGATGTCGCAGGCATCGACATGATACATACCGCAGAAGGACCAATTGTCCTCGAGGTCAACAAGTCACCCCAGATTCACGGCTTCGAATCCGTACACAATTTCAAAGTCTTCGAAAGAATCGCCGAGCTCATGCTCAAGCGAATGAAATGAAAACAGCACTTACAGTATGTAGTCAGATATTATAATATTACCCGAGGACAGTCCTCGGGGAAGATTATAATAAGTAATTGGCACTCTCGGGCATTTCCTGGAATTAAAATATCATATGCAACTAGATACTGAACTCCGTATTGAACAAAACAAGGTATTGCTCCCATTCATTACACTAAAAATAGGGAATAAAACAATTATCATAATAGGAATGCTCCATGTTGCCTCGAGGGCGTATTTCGAAGTTGTTCTTTCTCGTCTCAATTCATATGAATCTGCTGGATTTAAAATATTGTATGAAGATATCGAGAGCGTACCATCTGCATCTCAAGAGAATCTTGATAATTTGCTTAAAGGTCTAGAAATGTATGGTCTATACAGCCAACTAAGCTTCATACAACCGAAAACATCATGGGTGTCTGCTGATGTATCACCAGAAGAAATGGTAAAAAACTTTCCTCAAGTAGAAGACTATGCTGAGAATATGAAGAATCCAGAAAAATATTTACAGGAGATACTGCTACCAGAATTACGCGGTTCTGGACCTGAAATACCGAATATTGAATTTGTAATTAATACAAGAAACCAATCCGCGGTAAATGCGATTCTCAAACACATAGAGAATGGAAACGTTGCAACCTATTGGGGTTGTGCTCACATGCCAGGAATGATTCATTTACTTGAACAGTCATCATTTACCATCAAATCAATTGAGTGGATTGAGGCAATTGATATAGAAAAAATCAGTACGGGATTTTGCACTCTTCGAAGCAGTGGGCATCGCGATTGAGGGTGTAGATTCGCTCGCGTCCTTCGTCGCGCACTGAAACGGAACCACTGATTTAAGCACGCTGAGATGATGCGTAATGTTGGGTTTACGAAACCCAACATATATACTTGTGTAATATGGAATTATTTCATGTTTTGAACAGAGGGGTTGATGGTCGTATTCTTTTTAAAGACTCTGGCGACTATGTTCGATTTATACACAATATGTATGAATTCAACGACGCGAACCCAGCACCACAATCAAATCGACGCCCTGGTGATATTGCTGACATCACAATTAAAGAACGTGAGATTTTGGTTGATGTACATGCGTGGGTACTCATGCATAATCATTATCATCTACTCCTCTCTGAGCATAGAGAAGGTGGTATCTCTCTTTTCATGCGAAAGCTTAATGTCGGATACGCAAATTATTTTAATGAACGATACCAGAGAAGTGGCACCCTATTTCAGGGGCGAACAAAAAAGATTCATATCGAAACAGACGCCCATTTTTTATATATTCTCCACTACATACACCTCAACCCACTCGACTATCTTGAAGGAGCGCAAGAGTGGCGAGTGCGAGATGCTTCAAAAACTTCTGAAGTAGAATTCTCACAACTCCAGACACATCTTCATCAGTACAGGTGGAGTAGTTATCAAGATTACCTCGGTAAGAAAAACTTCCCTTCCATACTCACCACAACACTGTTTCAAGAAAAACTTGGGGATGTACAAAGGAGTACAGAGAAATATCTTCAGAGCATTTCAGACGCACAAACTGCCATGCTATCAAAACTTTTCCTCGAGTAATCATGTTGGGTTTCGTAAACCCAACATCCAACATTGAATAAATTTAATACGGAATCTTGCACTCTTCGAAGCAGTGGGCGTCGCGGTTGAGGGTGTAGATTCGCTCGCGTCCTTCGTCACGTACCGAAACGGCACCTACTGATTTGAGTACATTGAGATGATGCGTAATGGTGGGTTGCTTGAGTCCTAAACGCTCGGTAAGTTTCCCTACCGTCTCCCCTTTTTTTGCTTTCCCGAGGAAACACACTAATTTATAACGGCTCTCCACACCCACTACCTTGAAGCAGTCGGGGCAGAGTTCCTGCTCGCTCACTACCGTTTTTCTCACCCATGCTGGACGGGGGTACGTTCGTGTTTTCGAATGCGTGTCTTTTTGTGCTTTTTTTACTTTTTCCACAGTCTCAAAAATTATATAGATGAGTATCTATATATGATATATAGGCTATTATCTATTAATTGTACCAGAGGTTGCACTCGCGAGGCAACGCCTTTTAGAAACACCATGCCAAATATCACAGAAAGCACCACGCTCACCCACGTTATCAAGCGCTCTGGACGTAAAGTACCCTTCAATAAGGGGAAAATCACTCGTGCTATCGAAAAGGCCCTCCACGCTACCGGTGTGTACAAGCCGGCCACTCCAGAGAAAATCACCAAGGCGGTCATCGCGGAACTCAATTCCCTCCACAAATCAGACCCGGCCTTTGTCCCTTCTGTGGAAGAAGTGCAAGACGTGATTGAACGTACTTTGATGGAGGTCGGATACCTTGATACGGCAAAGGCATACATTCTTTATCGCGAGCAGCACGCGCAGATTCGCAGGATGATTCAAACCGAATCTATCGACTTGGTCGACCAATACCTCGCATCGGCAGATTGGCAGGTGAAGGAAAACAGCAACATGGCATTTTCCCTCCAAGGACTCAACAACTACATCGCATCCGAGGTTTCAAAAAACTACTGGCTCAACAAAATCTATCCACCCGAAATTCGTGATGCTCACCAAAATGGTGACTATCATATTCACGACCTCAATCTTCTCTCGGTGTACTGCGTGGGCTGGGACCTCTTTGACCTTCTGAAACGCGGCTTTGGTGGTGTGCCTGGCAAGGTTCAGAGCAAGCCTGCAAAGCACTTGAAGACCGCGCTCGGGCAAGTAGTGAACTTCTTCTACACCCTCCAGGGCGAAGCAGCGGGTGCACAAGCATTCTCAAATGTGGACACACTCCTTGCGCCATTCATCTGGTACGACCATCTTTCGTATGATGAGGTAAAGCAAGCAATTCAAGAATTTGTCTTTAATGTAAACATACCGACTCGCGTGGGCTTCCAAACCCCCTTCACCAACATCACGTTAGACCTCACGGTACCTGCCCACTACGAAAAGATGCGCGTCATCATAGGGGGAAAAGAGATGAAAGAGACATACGGTGAGTTCAATAAAGAGATGGCGATGTTTAACCGCGCATTCCTCGAAGTCATGAGCGAGGGCGATGCTTCAGGGCGCGTCTTCACCTTCCCTATTCCCACATACAACATCACCAAGGATTTTAACTGGGATGATGAAAACATCGTGTCGCTTTGGGAGTCTGCAGCAAAGTATGGTATTCCGTACTTCTCCAACTTTGTAAATTCAGACATGAGTCCCGATGACGCCCGTTCCATGTGCTGTCGCCTCCGCATCGACAACCGTGAACTCCAGAAACGTGGTGGTGGTCTCTTTGGTGCCAATCCACTTACGGGCTCTATTGGTGTCGTCACCATGAATCTCCCTCGCCTCGGCAAGACCTCAAAAAACAAAGCAGATTTCCTCGAGAAACTAGCAGTACTTATGGACAGTGCCCGTGACAGCCTTGAGATAAAGCGCAAAATACTTGAGCAATTTACTGACAAAAATCTCTACCCATACACCAAGTACTACCTTGAAAATATAAAAATTGCCTACGGCACCTTCTGGAAAAATCACTTCTCGACAATAGGCCTTGTAGGCATGAACGAAGCAATCCAAAACCTTCTACATACCTCAATCGCTACCGAAGAGGGACAAGCGTTTGCAGCAGATGTACTCGACTTCATGCGTAGCAGAATGTCTGACTATCAGGAAACCACGGGCAATAATTACAACCTCGAAGCAACGCCCGCAGAAGGCACCTCGTACCGCCTTGCGCTCATCGACCAAAAGAAGTTTGACGACATGATTTTTGCAAACGGTGTCGGACAAGAAGCAATCGACCCGTACTACACCAATTCTACCCATCTTCCCGTACAACAGAGCGAGGACATCTTTGAAATTCTTGAACTTCAGGATACGCTTCAGACAAAATACACTGGGGGTACGGTAATCCACTTCTTCCTCGGTGAACGGGTGCAGGATGTGAACGCAATAAAAAATCTGGTAAAGAAAATCTGTAGTGAATACAAACTCCCGTACTTCACCATTTCCCCCACCTTTAGTGTCTGCAAAAATCATGGATATATTCACGGTGAAGCATTCACCTGTCCTACGTGTAACAGTGAATGTGAAGTGTACACCCGTATCGTCGGTTACCTTCGTCCCGTAGAGCAGTGGAACAAGGGTAAGCGCGCAGAGTACGGCAATCGTGCGCACATAGAGCCGGAAAAAATAGAGATAACTCATAACCAGCATGCAAAGGTCTAAAACTTTTAGAATTGAGTGTAGTTTGAGGAACGAGCGAGGCTTGCGACCAAGTTGTACGAGTGTACTACGCATGGAGCAAACGAACGAAGTGACAAAAAAAATACGCCAATTATAAAAGTTTTATATGAAAATTGGTGGATTACAAAAGTGTTCGCTCATTGATTACCCAGGGAAAATCTCTGCAATAGTATTTACCATTGGCTGCAACTTCCGCTGTCCGTACTGTCACAACCCAGAACTCGTTGACGAGACTGCGACCGAGATGACGGAAGAGGAAATATTTAGTTTCCTCGAACGGAGGAAAAACCTCCTTGATGCCGTCACTATCACGGGTGGTGAGCCCACGGTGCACGACGACCTTATCCCCTTCATCGAACGTATTCGTGCACTCGGCTTCTTGGTGAAACTCGACAGCAACGGCACCAATCCCGACATGCTCAAAGAGGTGTTTGCACGGGGGCTCGTGGACTACATCGCCATGGATATTAAATCCCCCCTCCAAAAATACAGCGAGACTGTAGCGAGGCCCGTAGATGTGGGAAAAATTCGCGAGAGCATT
This window encodes:
- a CDS encoding transposase, which codes for MELFHVLNRGVDGRILFKDSGDYVRFIHNMYEFNDANPAPQSNRRPGDIADITIKEREILVDVHAWVLMHNHYHLLLSEHREGGISLFMRKLNVGYANYFNERYQRSGTLFQGRTKKIHIETDAHFLYILHYIHLNPLDYLEGAQEWRVRDASKTSEVEFSQLQTHLHQYRWSSYQDYLGKKNFPSILTTTLFQEKLGDVQRSTEKYLQSISDAQTAMLSKLFLE
- a CDS encoding winged helix-turn-helix transcriptional regulator, producing the protein MSEQELCPDCFKVVGVESRYKLVCFLGKAKKGETVGKLTERLGLKQPTITHHLNVLKSVGAVSVRDEGRERIYTLNRDAHCFEECKIPY
- a CDS encoding ribonucleoside triphosphate reductase, whose amino-acid sequence is MPNITESTTLTHVIKRSGRKVPFNKGKITRAIEKALHATGVYKPATPEKITKAVIAELNSLHKSDPAFVPSVEEVQDVIERTLMEVGYLDTAKAYILYREQHAQIRRMIQTESIDLVDQYLASADWQVKENSNMAFSLQGLNNYIASEVSKNYWLNKIYPPEIRDAHQNGDYHIHDLNLLSVYCVGWDLFDLLKRGFGGVPGKVQSKPAKHLKTALGQVVNFFYTLQGEAAGAQAFSNVDTLLAPFIWYDHLSYDEVKQAIQEFVFNVNIPTRVGFQTPFTNITLDLTVPAHYEKMRVIIGGKEMKETYGEFNKEMAMFNRAFLEVMSEGDASGRVFTFPIPTYNITKDFNWDDENIVSLWESAAKYGIPYFSNFVNSDMSPDDARSMCCRLRIDNRELQKRGGGLFGANPLTGSIGVVTMNLPRLGKTSKNKADFLEKLAVLMDSARDSLEIKRKILEQFTDKNLYPYTKYYLENIKIAYGTFWKNHFSTIGLVGMNEAIQNLLHTSIATEEGQAFAADVLDFMRSRMSDYQETTGNNYNLEATPAEGTSYRLALIDQKKFDDMIFANGVGQEAIDPYYTNSTHLPVQQSEDIFEILELQDTLQTKYTGGTVIHFFLGERVQDVNAIKNLVKKICSEYKLPYFTISPTFSVCKNHGYIHGEAFTCPTCNSECEVYTRIVGYLRPVEQWNKGKRAEYGNRAHIEPEKIEITHNQHAKV
- a CDS encoding anaerobic ribonucleoside-triphosphate reductase activating protein, with the translated sequence MKIGGLQKCSLIDYPGKISAIVFTIGCNFRCPYCHNPELVDETATEMTEEEIFSFLERRKNLLDAVTITGGEPTVHDDLIPFIERIRALGFLVKLDSNGTNPDMLKEVFARGLVDYIAMDIKSPLQKYSETVARPVDVGKIRESIALIMKSGVDYEFRTTVVKSLLSPEDILKIVGEIHGAKQYFLQKFVPTKTLNPAFIRKTTYTDAEFEDMRIMLSPYVEACAVRA